Proteins encoded within one genomic window of Prosthecobacter fusiformis:
- a CDS encoding DUF1800 family protein gives MANQPPRYQPGLRVFCTWVRNVALAVTLASGAAHAAPANFESRVITTPVQSTGDQWNAVTFTRTFATPPVVIMGPATQTNSEQCLMRVRNVTTTGFEYQIDEWDFKNGYHPAETVHFFALTEGTHVFGTQRWQVGRASAVNRTPVSISLSGFTAAPVVLGQVETTVNSAGVTGKGTKALKTRISSVTTSGFQVKLETQELDTAAISNEGISYVAVSTGTGYLDGKILSAVRTTGGITSTLATVTFPAAHTAPVLIAQTQSATEADAGEVKMASLSTTSVQLRIQEETSLDAETTHVAEDLGYIVLGDMNGELAAKVEVGDVIVTQASATTWTTVTLASSYTNPVVVMGPLSYRSSTSMTVRVRDVTATSFQFQVDRWDHHSTQSHNTAEKLSYVVMESGSYAIGGTRWEAGVKTGVTQAGTTQALATGFPNTPAVFSQVATTADPQAVQSRVSGISSTGFTVELDESEIDATPHAAETVHWIAMTQGTSNFFSTRMRFQAGQGTNIDSSFRTRTFSRVHADPYLFASMQTKADQDPATLRWRYLFADRVDLVAQEDAHPAQYGEGTVNNTHTAETVAFLVVQGAEDLDEDGAPDAWESTVGLSATNGADGGLDTDSDLLTNQQEFHNRLDFVTSSDPSGFTGGVITVSTVTTSGYEVNDTSVSPTSRTNARLRLNRNGGFAPMTINFTLAGTATTDTTRAPASSADYTAWTGATSGTQVTTSIPIAANAQSVDIYIRPVDDGLNEYPEGLRMTAALNGSLYTIGSTTNSVVIINDSMDIPANQKLFLGTFLAQGSAVTTASGFATVILNGPNNKAKISTVFNGLTTPQADIDGSHVHYNGGTIVYGDPDGLPNGPLSEYPWTITDSGGYKAQKIIDALFRKSAGELLYVNVHTTRYSSGEIKAELQRVVGTGPFIEPAAPGTLENFTTDEQVRRDCARFLTQATFGASQADVDALYTSIGGDKKLATNRIAAYTTWITNQWALPQTTLYDYHLAANTEEFALRGLQANLPAVVDNPLTTVDETYPAAPPPDNALDWTRWGSVPPAGTPPANWTYRPIPPGLNKESYDPDQFNRRRAWWTVVNRAQDQLRQRTAFALDQIYIVSDRLGTVQTRTYGHSRYYDMLADFADSVRNQQPPNTTYSTATGAPITIRHLLKDVSKHPIMGKYLSHLKNQKATYDGSGNQILSPDENFAREIMQLFSIGLLQLHPDGTIMLGSNGQPIPTYDNDDIKDLSKIFTGWSFAYTTGSAANGYLPTGAQNNFLSGSEGAEYFHPGYENPMKNFPAYHDEGEKVILGSTLPAYGGSSTDNTARMNYAEADLDAAIGLLFDHDNIAPFLSKQLIQRLVTSNPSRGYVYRVANVFKNNGSGVRGSLKDVIQAILLDYEARTLTNVDPQVVNSTTSVNVGFGKVKEPIIRYIQVLRAFNSRSQISMAGLNTNYGYPLTQLNSLGSGATSYRYSDTNADLGQTPNNMPSVFNWYLPDYTPGGRVAAAGLVAPELQIMTENLVVRTTNYHRTIDYSSIVDPTAALPAGQSTGTLLGDTGALLDNVFIDLGPITTAYRAAREAAGATDISATTILVDQLDALLCAGSLKAKYPYVAGGKDPRSIIIDQTAATFVDAPPVSQGNAGNRVRTALYLITNAPEFVVQK, from the coding sequence ATGGCCAACCAACCACCTCGATACCAGCCAGGGCTGCGCGTTTTTTGCACATGGGTGCGGAACGTCGCGCTAGCCGTCACCCTCGCCTCGGGAGCTGCCCACGCCGCCCCTGCCAATTTTGAATCCCGGGTCATCACCACCCCGGTGCAGAGTACGGGGGATCAATGGAACGCAGTCACCTTTACCCGCACCTTTGCCACTCCGCCGGTGGTCATCATGGGCCCGGCCACACAGACCAACAGTGAGCAGTGCTTGATGCGGGTGCGCAATGTCACCACCACCGGATTTGAGTATCAGATTGATGAGTGGGATTTTAAAAATGGCTATCATCCGGCTGAGACGGTGCACTTCTTCGCCCTGACGGAAGGCACGCATGTCTTCGGCACCCAGCGCTGGCAGGTTGGGCGCGCCAGCGCCGTCAATCGCACCCCCGTCTCCATCAGCCTCAGCGGTTTCACCGCGGCTCCAGTGGTGCTGGGCCAGGTGGAAACCACGGTTAATTCCGCCGGTGTCACGGGTAAAGGAACCAAGGCCCTGAAGACCCGCATCAGCAGCGTCACCACCTCCGGTTTCCAAGTGAAATTGGAAACACAGGAGCTGGATACTGCCGCCATTTCCAATGAAGGCATCAGCTACGTCGCCGTCTCCACAGGCACGGGTTACCTGGATGGAAAGATCCTCAGCGCAGTGCGCACCACGGGCGGCATCACCAGCACACTGGCCACGGTCACCTTCCCTGCTGCTCATACCGCTCCGGTGCTGATCGCCCAGACACAGTCCGCCACTGAAGCGGATGCAGGTGAAGTGAAGATGGCCTCCCTCAGCACTACCAGCGTGCAGCTTCGCATCCAGGAGGAGACTTCTCTGGATGCTGAGACCACGCACGTTGCGGAAGATCTCGGTTACATCGTCCTGGGAGACATGAACGGAGAACTGGCGGCCAAGGTGGAAGTGGGTGATGTCATCGTCACTCAGGCCAGCGCCACTACCTGGACCACGGTCACCCTGGCCAGCAGCTATACCAATCCCGTGGTCGTCATGGGGCCACTTTCATACCGCAGCAGCACCTCCATGACCGTGCGTGTGCGAGACGTCACCGCCACCAGTTTCCAGTTCCAGGTGGACCGCTGGGATCACCACAGCACGCAGTCACATAACACAGCTGAAAAACTCAGCTATGTCGTCATGGAATCCGGCAGTTATGCCATTGGCGGCACCCGCTGGGAGGCTGGGGTAAAAACCGGCGTCACCCAGGCAGGCACTACCCAGGCACTGGCCACAGGATTCCCAAATACACCCGCAGTTTTCTCCCAGGTCGCCACCACGGCGGACCCACAGGCCGTGCAGTCCCGCGTCAGCGGCATCAGCAGCACCGGCTTCACCGTGGAGCTGGACGAGTCCGAAATTGATGCCACTCCGCACGCGGCCGAGACGGTTCACTGGATCGCCATGACTCAAGGCACCAGCAATTTCTTCAGCACCCGCATGCGCTTCCAGGCAGGCCAGGGAACGAACATCGACAGCTCCTTCCGCACACGCACTTTTAGCCGTGTGCATGCAGACCCCTATCTCTTCGCCTCCATGCAGACAAAGGCGGATCAAGATCCTGCCACCCTCCGCTGGCGTTACTTGTTTGCGGATCGCGTGGACCTCGTGGCTCAGGAGGATGCCCATCCTGCCCAGTATGGTGAAGGCACCGTCAACAATACCCACACGGCAGAAACCGTGGCCTTCCTCGTCGTCCAGGGAGCTGAAGACCTGGATGAAGACGGTGCGCCGGATGCCTGGGAAAGCACCGTGGGCCTGAGCGCCACCAATGGTGCCGATGGTGGTCTTGACACTGACAGTGACCTCCTGACCAACCAGCAGGAATTTCATAATCGGCTGGATTTCGTCACCTCCAGCGACCCCTCAGGCTTCACGGGCGGCGTCATCACCGTCAGCACCGTGACCACCAGCGGTTATGAAGTGAATGACACCTCAGTCAGCCCCACAAGCCGGACCAATGCCCGGCTAAGGCTCAACCGAAACGGCGGCTTTGCACCGATGACGATCAATTTCACCCTCGCCGGCACCGCCACCACGGATACCACCCGCGCTCCAGCGAGCAGTGCTGACTATACCGCCTGGACCGGTGCCACCAGTGGCACGCAGGTGACCACCAGCATCCCCATTGCTGCGAATGCCCAAAGCGTGGACATCTATATCCGCCCGGTGGATGACGGCCTGAACGAATACCCAGAAGGCCTGCGCATGACCGCAGCGCTGAATGGCAGCCTCTACACCATCGGCTCCACCACCAATTCAGTCGTGATCATCAATGATTCGATGGACATCCCGGCTAACCAAAAGCTCTTCCTCGGCACCTTCCTGGCCCAGGGCAGCGCAGTGACCACCGCTTCTGGATTTGCCACTGTGATTTTGAACGGACCTAACAACAAGGCTAAAATCTCCACCGTCTTTAACGGCCTCACCACCCCGCAGGCGGACATTGACGGCAGCCATGTCCACTACAACGGCGGCACCATTGTTTATGGGGATCCGGACGGCCTGCCCAATGGCCCGCTCTCTGAGTATCCCTGGACCATCACGGATTCCGGTGGATACAAAGCCCAGAAGATCATTGATGCGCTGTTCCGCAAATCTGCTGGCGAACTCCTGTATGTGAACGTGCACACCACCCGCTACTCCAGTGGGGAAATCAAAGCTGAGCTTCAGCGCGTCGTCGGCACCGGTCCCTTCATTGAGCCTGCGGCACCCGGCACTTTGGAAAACTTCACCACGGATGAACAGGTACGCCGTGACTGCGCTCGCTTCCTCACCCAGGCCACCTTTGGTGCCAGCCAGGCGGATGTGGATGCCCTTTACACCAGCATCGGCGGGGACAAGAAACTCGCCACCAACCGCATCGCCGCTTATACGACGTGGATCACCAACCAGTGGGCGCTTCCACAGACCACCCTGTATGATTATCATCTCGCCGCCAATACGGAGGAATTTGCCCTGCGCGGACTCCAGGCCAATCTGCCCGCTGTCGTGGACAATCCGCTGACCACGGTGGACGAAACCTACCCAGCCGCGCCGCCTCCTGACAATGCACTGGACTGGACACGCTGGGGCTCCGTCCCACCTGCTGGCACACCGCCTGCCAACTGGACCTACCGCCCGATTCCTCCAGGCTTGAACAAGGAATCCTACGACCCGGACCAATTCAACCGTCGCCGTGCTTGGTGGACTGTTGTCAACCGCGCCCAGGACCAGCTCCGTCAGCGCACGGCCTTCGCCCTTGATCAAATCTACATCGTCTCAGACCGCCTCGGCACAGTGCAGACCCGCACCTATGGCCACAGCCGCTACTATGACATGCTGGCCGACTTTGCCGACAGTGTGCGCAACCAGCAGCCGCCGAATACCACCTACAGCACAGCGACTGGCGCGCCCATCACCATCCGCCACCTGCTGAAGGACGTGAGCAAGCACCCCATCATGGGCAAATACCTCAGCCATCTGAAAAACCAGAAGGCCACTTATGATGGCAGCGGCAATCAGATCCTCTCTCCGGATGAAAACTTCGCCCGTGAAATCATGCAGCTTTTCTCCATCGGCCTGCTTCAGCTTCATCCAGACGGCACCATCATGCTGGGTAGCAACGGCCAGCCCATCCCGACCTATGACAATGATGACATCAAGGATCTGTCCAAGATCTTTACGGGATGGAGCTTTGCCTACACCACCGGCAGCGCTGCCAACGGCTACCTCCCCACAGGCGCTCAGAATAACTTCCTCAGCGGCAGTGAAGGAGCCGAATACTTCCATCCCGGTTATGAGAACCCGATGAAGAACTTCCCTGCCTATCACGATGAAGGGGAGAAAGTCATCCTCGGCAGCACCCTTCCGGCTTATGGCGGAAGCTCCACCGACAACACTGCCCGCATGAATTATGCTGAGGCTGACCTGGATGCCGCCATCGGCCTTCTGTTTGACCATGACAACATCGCACCCTTCCTGAGCAAGCAGCTCATCCAGCGTCTGGTCACCAGCAACCCAAGCCGTGGTTATGTCTATCGCGTGGCTAACGTGTTTAAAAATAACGGCAGCGGTGTCCGTGGCAGTCTGAAGGATGTGATCCAGGCCATCCTGCTGGATTATGAAGCCCGCACCCTAACGAATGTGGATCCCCAGGTGGTCAATAGCACCACCTCGGTCAACGTTGGCTTTGGTAAGGTGAAGGAGCCGATCATCCGTTACATCCAGGTCCTGCGCGCCTTCAATTCCAGGTCGCAGATCAGCATGGCCGGGCTGAATACCAATTATGGTTATCCTTTGACCCAGCTCAACAGCCTGGGCAGCGGTGCCACCAGCTACCGCTACAGTGATACCAATGCAGACCTGGGCCAAACACCGAACAACATGCCCAGCGTCTTCAACTGGTATCTGCCGGACTATACCCCCGGTGGCCGTGTCGCAGCCGCAGGCCTTGTCGCCCCGGAACTGCAGATCATGACGGAAAACCTCGTCGTCCGCACGACGAACTACCACCGCACGATCGATTACAGTTCCATCGTCGATCCCACAGCAGCACTGCCCGCAGGCCAGTCCACCGGAACACTGCTGGGTGATACTGGTGCCCTGCTGGACAATGTCTTCATAGACCTCGGCCCCATCACGACTGCCTACCGCGCAGCCCGCGAAGCTGCCGGTGCCACGGATATCTCCGCGACCACCATCCTGGTGGACCAGTTGGATGCGCTCCTGTGTGCAGGCTCACTCAAGGCCAAGTATCCCTACGTGGCAGGCGGTAAAGATCCGCGCAGCATCATCATCGACCAGACAGCAGCCACCTTTGTGGACGCACCACCGGTCAGCCAGGGGAATGCAGGCAACCGCGTCCGCACGGCACTCTACCTGATCACCAACGCCCCTGAGTTCGTCGTCCAGAAATAA
- a CDS encoding DUF1501 domain-containing protein gives MKNRKHQDHFDTRRNFLCRSACAGLGVTSVVNTLAHLRLVQSAIAQSAPTDYKAIVCLFLNGGNDSNNMLVPLDGVARTNYDSARPSTHPIHISPTAALPLTAPAGGFGQSNATGFGVHPSMTNTQSLFNSGDLAFVANIGTLVEPITRAEYVASPRVIPVPPQLFSHSDQQLQWQSSLPDKPFQNGWGGRAAELLNNVANPDSKVSMNISIAGQNSFQVGSSVVQYAVGTSGVVGLSGYNKSSGAYFGTGTYGHAANYSVNPVAYAPNDPGRTLQALDTITKLTRMQLGETESHYQHHLEEGYNDVMKRARDNEALVGSSLSAATTAIDNAFAAAFPGVTTLPDIANQMKMVARLIQGRSSLENNRQIFFVSMGGYDTHQNQEADHATLMGNLDKALKGFKSAVDAITTAEGTGNLWNDTMVFTQSDFTRTLQPNGGVAASGTDHGWGGHHIVMGGSIIGKKIYGSFPDLARATGQDVDSNRGRWIPGHSVDQYSSVIAKWFMSQGTSYIPGITGANINDIFPNLGRFQNSLTIPSELGFVDFTV, from the coding sequence ATGAAAAATCGCAAGCATCAAGACCACTTCGATACCCGGCGGAATTTCCTCTGCCGCTCCGCCTGCGCCGGCCTTGGCGTGACCTCCGTCGTCAATACTCTGGCGCATTTGCGCCTCGTCCAGAGCGCCATCGCCCAGAGTGCCCCCACGGATTATAAAGCCATCGTCTGCCTTTTCCTCAATGGCGGCAATGACTCCAACAACATGCTGGTGCCCCTGGATGGCGTCGCGCGAACCAATTATGATTCCGCACGTCCATCCACCCACCCCATTCACATCAGCCCTACGGCGGCGCTGCCCCTCACGGCCCCGGCGGGCGGTTTTGGCCAGTCCAATGCCACCGGCTTTGGTGTGCATCCCAGCATGACCAATACCCAGAGCCTGTTTAACAGCGGGGATCTGGCATTCGTTGCCAACATCGGCACCCTGGTGGAGCCTATCACCCGGGCCGAATATGTGGCCTCACCCCGTGTCATCCCGGTTCCTCCGCAGCTCTTTTCGCATAGCGACCAGCAGCTTCAATGGCAGAGCAGTCTGCCGGACAAGCCCTTCCAAAACGGCTGGGGTGGACGGGCAGCCGAGCTGCTCAACAACGTCGCCAATCCGGACAGCAAGGTCTCGATGAATATCTCCATCGCAGGTCAAAATTCCTTCCAGGTAGGCAGTTCAGTCGTCCAGTATGCGGTCGGCACAAGCGGTGTCGTCGGCCTCTCAGGTTACAATAAAAGCTCAGGTGCCTACTTTGGTACGGGGACTTACGGACATGCGGCCAACTATTCCGTCAACCCTGTCGCCTATGCGCCCAACGATCCGGGCCGCACCCTGCAGGCGCTCGATACCATCACCAAACTGACACGCATGCAGTTAGGCGAAACCGAGAGCCACTACCAGCATCATCTGGAGGAGGGGTACAATGATGTGATGAAGCGGGCACGGGACAATGAGGCGCTCGTCGGCTCCTCCCTCAGTGCCGCCACCACTGCCATTGACAACGCCTTTGCCGCCGCTTTTCCCGGAGTCACCACGCTGCCGGACATCGCCAACCAGATGAAGATGGTGGCCCGCCTCATCCAGGGCCGATCCTCCCTGGAAAACAACCGCCAGATCTTCTTCGTCAGCATGGGCGGTTATGACACCCATCAAAACCAGGAGGCTGACCATGCCACCCTCATGGGCAATTTGGACAAGGCACTCAAAGGTTTCAAAAGCGCCGTGGATGCCATCACGACCGCTGAAGGAACCGGAAACCTGTGGAACGATACCATGGTCTTCACCCAGTCCGACTTCACCCGCACCCTGCAACCCAACGGTGGCGTCGCAGCTTCCGGCACAGACCATGGCTGGGGCGGTCACCACATCGTCATGGGCGGCTCCATCATCGGCAAGAAAATCTATGGCAGCTTCCCCGACCTCGCCCGTGCTACCGGCCAGGATGTGGATAGCAACCGTGGACGCTGGATTCCCGGCCATTCGGTGGACCAATACTCCTCCGTCATCGCCAAATGGTTCATGAGCCAGGGCACCAGCTACATCCCCGGCATCACTGGAGCGAACATCAACGACATCTTCCCCAACCTCGGAAGGTTCCAGAACTCACTCACCATCCCGAGCGAGCTCGGTTTCGTTGACTTCACTGTGTAA
- a CDS encoding response regulator: MNPVSENTIRVMIVDDHFFTRLGVSAALNLEPGIGVIAEASSGQDAIDLFARHQPDIAVLDGHLPDMHGTDVAREIVKRFDTARLLIFSVEETEEDIHRAVAAGVRGYLPKSASRPDLIEAVRTVASGKRYFPQPLLGKLNDRRSHISLSARELEVLKAMAKGWPNKLIAADMSVSTETVKTFVARILSKLGAEDRIQAVMTALDRGLLKR, translated from the coding sequence ATGAATCCAGTTTCTGAAAATACCATTCGTGTCATGATCGTGGACGATCACTTCTTCACCCGCCTCGGTGTCTCTGCCGCGCTGAATCTGGAGCCAGGCATCGGAGTCATTGCCGAGGCTTCCAGCGGCCAGGATGCCATTGACCTCTTCGCCCGACACCAGCCCGATATTGCCGTGCTCGACGGCCACCTTCCAGACATGCACGGCACCGATGTGGCCCGGGAAATCGTCAAGCGATTCGATACGGCTCGTCTGCTCATCTTTTCAGTCGAAGAAACGGAGGAGGACATTCATCGTGCCGTGGCGGCAGGGGTGCGGGGTTATCTGCCCAAATCAGCCTCCAGGCCGGACCTCATCGAGGCGGTGCGCACCGTGGCTTCAGGGAAGCGTTATTTCCCCCAGCCGCTTTTGGGCAAGCTCAATGACCGTCGCAGTCACATTTCCCTCTCAGCCCGTGAGCTCGAAGTTCTCAAAGCCATGGCCAAAGGCTGGCCTAACAAACTCATCGCCGCAGACATGTCCGTATCGACGGAGACGGTGAAGACTTTCGTTGCCCGCATCCTCAGTAAACTGGGGGCAGAAGACCGCATCCAGGCGGTTATGACGGCCCTCGACCGTGGTCTGCTCAAACGCTGA
- a CDS encoding histidine kinase, translating to MTNPSANAYGWLLLACLFPLSALRGDVPVMTIAEAKAHLARREFQDPVRIRGVITFSNQRLGLAYVQDASGGIGFDPRTNASPLPKPGDMVEVEGYLSRHQGLTMLLRHRTRLGPPEVQPVFTPAKQSPAPLSFDLDAAAELRIDGLLTTVSGVVRNVSVPVEESEPMIVEISSPSGHAIARLPWREPQAVLDSWLNAPVDLNAVLVSRAASPLLPEDADALLLVSSRADWKLQPQALEEVFQRTPVTAVKAIQATPRSALRERTHVVGTVTAAKARSWVCLRMEDGSIEVSTRQMQDFKPGQRLAVASWPQNKEGRLMLQDGVCRVMGEGTPPLPVKLNKGIFNVNLHRELIQVTGILNTHSLPGGTPRYTLTLPSGVHCRLAWEHFLLPNQIHDLENGSRIRLTGICHFTQDSSSIPESTGLSILPRSLEDIVILAGPSWWTKERLMLTVWWLLGLVGIALPGALVFRWQLWRQSQRIREIECEAATEEERLRIAREFHDCLQQQLSSAALHLDTLKGALHAAPEMLPRLIDDTAAMLRHCQVEARHCIWDLRSDAAVRSSLTTSLNDWLGSRIRPDINTQVQFVHEGTEPPLPEGTPFQLMRIAQEAIANALAHSSARHIQVRLRCTRQHVEMIIEDDGRGFEPGLLTHPRPGHFGLSGLKERAAKIGADLELTTRPGTGTRIAVRLSLSSLQHESSF from the coding sequence ATGACCAACCCATCTGCCAACGCCTACGGCTGGCTGCTCCTGGCCTGCCTTTTTCCACTTTCCGCCTTGCGGGGGGATGTCCCCGTCATGACTATTGCCGAAGCCAAAGCGCATCTGGCCCGGCGAGAATTTCAGGATCCAGTGCGGATCAGAGGAGTGATAACCTTTAGCAACCAGCGGCTGGGGCTGGCCTATGTCCAGGATGCCTCCGGGGGCATCGGATTTGACCCACGCACAAATGCATCTCCACTGCCCAAACCAGGGGACATGGTGGAGGTGGAAGGATACCTGAGCCGACACCAAGGCCTGACCATGCTTCTGCGCCATCGCACACGACTCGGCCCGCCGGAAGTGCAGCCTGTTTTCACCCCTGCCAAACAGTCACCCGCACCGCTCAGCTTCGATCTAGACGCGGCCGCTGAATTGCGCATCGACGGCTTGCTGACCACCGTTTCTGGCGTCGTGAGAAATGTCTCCGTGCCCGTGGAGGAGAGTGAACCGATGATTGTGGAAATCAGCTCCCCCAGCGGTCATGCCATTGCCCGGCTGCCATGGAGGGAGCCCCAAGCAGTGTTAGACAGTTGGTTAAACGCACCAGTGGATCTGAATGCGGTGCTCGTATCCAGGGCCGCGTCCCCGTTGCTGCCGGAAGATGCCGATGCACTGCTCCTGGTATCCTCCCGTGCCGACTGGAAATTGCAGCCGCAGGCTTTGGAGGAGGTTTTCCAACGAACGCCGGTCACAGCCGTCAAAGCCATTCAGGCCACACCCCGATCTGCCTTGAGAGAGAGAACCCATGTGGTGGGGACGGTGACTGCGGCTAAAGCTCGCTCCTGGGTCTGCCTGCGGATGGAAGACGGGAGCATCGAGGTCTCCACCCGGCAGATGCAGGACTTTAAACCAGGCCAGCGGCTGGCTGTGGCAAGCTGGCCCCAGAACAAAGAAGGACGCCTCATGCTCCAGGATGGCGTTTGCCGGGTGATGGGCGAAGGCACACCGCCCCTGCCGGTGAAGCTCAATAAAGGCATTTTTAATGTCAATCTGCACAGGGAGCTGATACAGGTGACCGGCATACTGAATACCCATTCCCTGCCCGGTGGCACTCCACGCTATACCCTGACCCTGCCCAGCGGTGTTCATTGCCGCTTGGCCTGGGAGCACTTCCTACTCCCTAACCAAATCCATGATCTGGAAAACGGCAGCCGTATTCGCCTCACTGGCATCTGTCACTTCACCCAGGACAGCAGCAGCATCCCGGAAAGCACCGGCCTGAGTATTCTCCCCCGCAGTCTGGAGGATATTGTCATCCTAGCAGGCCCCTCATGGTGGACCAAAGAGCGCCTGATGTTAACGGTCTGGTGGCTGCTGGGGCTTGTGGGTATCGCATTGCCGGGCGCTCTTGTTTTCCGCTGGCAGCTCTGGCGCCAGTCCCAAAGAATACGCGAGATCGAATGCGAGGCCGCGACCGAGGAAGAGAGGCTGCGCATCGCCCGTGAATTTCACGACTGCCTCCAGCAGCAGCTCTCCAGCGCGGCTTTGCATCTGGATACGCTCAAGGGGGCCCTGCATGCCGCCCCGGAAATGCTGCCTCGCCTTATCGATGACACCGCCGCCATGCTGCGCCATTGCCAAGTGGAGGCCCGGCACTGCATCTGGGATTTGCGCAGCGATGCCGCCGTCCGCAGCAGCCTCACTACGTCTCTCAACGACTGGTTAGGCAGCCGCATCCGGCCGGATATCAACACCCAGGTCCAGTTCGTGCATGAAGGCACGGAACCGCCCCTCCCTGAAGGCACCCCGTTTCAGCTCATGCGCATCGCCCAGGAGGCCATTGCCAACGCGCTCGCCCATTCTTCCGCACGTCATATTCAGGTCCGTCTCCGCTGCACGCGACAGCACGTGGAAATGATCATAGAGGATGATGGCCGTGGCTTTGAGCCAGGCCTCCTCACCCATCCACGCCCCGGCCACTTCGGCCTCAGCGGCCTCAAAGAGCGCGCTGCTAAAATCGGTGCCGACCTGGAGCTCACCACGCGGCCAGGCACGGGCACACGCATCGCCGTCCGGCTTTCCCTTTCCTCACTCCAGCATGAATCCAGTTTCTGA
- a CDS encoding circularly permuted type 2 ATP-grasp protein has protein sequence MLFDNYQPENFFDEMFTADGTTRPHYRSVAAALNDVDPIEFRNKQTAVEASFMRGGVTFTVYSDSQGTERIFPFDCVPRVISAEEWEVVEKGLIQRLTALNLFLHDIYHDQKIIKDRVIPPQYVLSAKHFRREFMHFEVPKDIYVHICGSDLIRDKNGQYLVLEDNLRCPSGASYMLENRAALKRTFPELFKASGVHSVSNYPAELLKVMQYCAPANFRANDAPNCVLLTPGVFNSAYFEHAFLARQMGIPIVEGRDLVVRDFKVYMRTTAGLVKVDVIYRRIDDDFLDPSVFRADSLLGVPGLVNAYRAGNVSLANSIGTGVADDKVVYYFVPHMIKYYLGEDPILPNVDTYLASEPADCSHILANLDKLVVKSANEAGGYGMLMGPWASKAEIEEFRKMIEDNPRNFIAQDPISLSRHPTWTEESGFEGRHIDLRPYILYGEKIVVTPGGLTRVALKKGSLVVNSSQGGGSKDTWVLRNSVPE, from the coding sequence ATGCTTTTCGACAACTACCAGCCGGAGAACTTCTTCGATGAGATGTTCACTGCCGACGGCACCACCCGTCCGCACTACCGCAGCGTCGCCGCCGCGCTCAACGATGTGGATCCCATCGAATTCCGCAACAAGCAGACGGCTGTCGAAGCCTCCTTCATGCGCGGCGGTGTGACCTTCACGGTGTATAGCGACTCCCAGGGTACGGAACGCATCTTCCCCTTCGACTGCGTGCCGCGCGTCATTTCGGCCGAGGAATGGGAAGTGGTCGAAAAAGGCCTCATCCAGCGGCTGACGGCGCTGAATCTCTTCCTGCATGACATCTACCATGATCAAAAGATCATCAAAGACCGCGTCATCCCGCCGCAATATGTGCTCAGCGCCAAGCATTTCCGCCGCGAGTTCATGCACTTCGAAGTGCCAAAGGACATCTATGTCCATATCTGCGGCTCGGACCTCATTCGCGACAAAAACGGCCAGTACCTCGTCCTGGAGGACAACCTGCGATGCCCATCAGGTGCCAGTTACATGCTGGAAAACCGCGCCGCACTGAAGCGCACTTTCCCGGAGCTTTTCAAAGCCAGCGGCGTCCATTCCGTCTCCAATTACCCCGCTGAACTGCTGAAAGTGATGCAGTATTGCGCCCCGGCGAATTTCCGGGCCAATGATGCGCCCAACTGCGTCCTCCTCACCCCCGGTGTCTTCAACAGCGCCTACTTTGAGCACGCTTTCCTGGCCCGTCAGATGGGCATCCCCATCGTCGAGGGCCGAGATCTCGTCGTCCGCGATTTCAAAGTTTACATGCGCACCACCGCAGGGTTGGTGAAGGTGGACGTCATCTACCGTCGCATTGACGATGATTTCCTGGACCCTTCCGTCTTCCGGGCAGATTCCCTTCTCGGCGTCCCTGGTCTCGTCAATGCCTACCGTGCAGGCAATGTCAGCTTGGCCAACAGCATCGGCACCGGCGTGGCAGATGACAAGGTCGTTTACTACTTCGTCCCTCACATGATCAAGTACTACCTGGGAGAGGACCCGATCCTTCCGAACGTGGATACTTACCTCGCCTCCGAGCCGGCCGATTGCTCCCACATCCTGGCCAACCTGGACAAACTCGTCGTCAAGTCTGCCAACGAAGCTGGCGGATACGGCATGCTCATGGGACCCTGGGCCTCCAAGGCCGAGATCGAAGAATTCCGCAAGATGATTGAGGACAATCCGAGAAACTTCATCGCCCAGGATCCGATCTCTCTCAGCCGTCACCCCACCTGGACGGAAGAAAGCGGCTTCGAAGGCCGCCACATTGACCTGCGCCCCTACATTCTTTACGGGGAAAAAATCGTCGTCACGCCTGGCGGACTTACCCGCGTGGCCTTGAAAAAAGGCTCCCTCGTCGTCAACAGCTCCCAGGGCGGTGGCTCCAAGGATACTTGGGTATTGCGGAATTCGGTTCCAGAATGA